In the Octopus bimaculoides isolate UCB-OBI-ISO-001 chromosome 7, ASM119413v2, whole genome shotgun sequence genome, NNNNNNNNNNNNNNNNNNNNNNNNNNNNNNNNNNNNNNNNNNNNNNNNNNNNNNNNNNNNNNNNNNNNNNNNNNNNNNNNNNNNNNNNNNNNNNNNNNNNNNNNNNNNNNNNNNNNNNNNNNNNNNNNNNNNNNNNNNNNNNNNNNNNNNNNNNNNNNNNNNNNNNNNNNNNNNNNNNNNNNNNNNNNNNNNNNNNNNNNNNNNNNNNNNNNNNNNNNNNNNNNNNNNNNNNNNNNNNNNNNNNNNNNNNNNNNNNNNNNNNNNNNNNNNNNNNNNNNNNNNNNNNNNNNNNNNNNNNNNNNNNNNNNNNNNNNNNNNNNNNNNNNNNNNNNNNNNNNNNNNNNNNNNNNNNNNNNNNNNNNNNNNNNNNNNNNNNNNNagagagagagagagagagagagagagagagagagagagagagagaaacattccTATgttaatttgatattaattgagAATGTTTAATTCTAAGAATGATGAGAAGGTATGAGGTTAACGGGGGCGGGGTGGGGGCAAGGGATAAGTATATGTAAGTCAGGATGTGCATGTTTTGGCGTAAGGAAAAGGATTgcttgtgtaagtatatgtgggTAGGGGTCAATATGGCGTCCGTGACTGACACCCCTCTCCTTGAGACATgtctctaatataatatatataatataatatcatgtgATATGATATATCTTAATGGACGAGTATTGCTGATTGAAGCAACATAGACGAAGTCACGTAGGGTGGGTTCATatgatacaaacacacgcacacacatacatacacacacacacacatgcaggtatacacatacacacaagtatttgaggacatacctttttgggtcattgctgcattttttgctaattctgtataatctttgtctcagaaaataataataacagaccctcagcttactcaagaaatgaagaggcatgctgttattggggttataaaggctgagcttagcgatttagaaatatctcgatttataaaagttgccagatctttcgtctacaaagttcgtaaggagttagagactgaagatggaaacgtatcaccagtatcaaagcataaaaagcattctaaacgctctgaaatcatcaaaACACCTGAATTAATCCACCAAgctcaacagaccattgattacaatcccagaaaagCCATGAGGTCAATttcaaaagatctccatgtgtcagaaggaacagtcagaaatgttgtccacaaagacatcagatataagtcttatatgatgaggaaaggtcgatttgtcagaaaaaacaaaagaaaatcactacatcagatcaaactgaaaaatccagctgaagaagatttgatttggtttttctcaaacaagaagAACTTCGGCCAAGATcgaaaagttaacagaagaaatgacagatggttacgTGAAGAcctttctgaagttccaagtgtaaTGCATACGAAATTTCCTGCTACTGTCATGATTTTCGGGGTTGTCagtaatgaaggacatgtgatgcctccttacttctttccacaagaccTTActgttaactctgccgcctacattgaggtcctgaaAACAATTGTtcagccctggatagacagtgtatgcaatggaaggtcatatgtatttcagtaagactctgcactatcacacatggttctagtaacacaggaatgggtggctgaaaatgttcatgattacataacccctaacatttggcctcctaattccgcagatctcaatccattggactattacatatggagcgttgttgagagagaggtcgatgaacatgcccataacactAAAGGTTCTTTGAAAGccgccatagtcagagtaatgtccaaaatgaaccaggaccacttgattcaaaCATAAAGATTACTTAGATCTCACATAGAAGCATTTATTGAAGCTGAatgtggctttattgaataacattatagaaaaggtttatttttatcctcgtagcattttttgataaataaagttattatctgttattatatatgtttttttttataaacataaatcagtcctcaaatatcttacggagatgtacttgcatagcaagtgacttgatctgaaataatgtgctgaaacaaaaacaattgcagcgtggaaggtgtttataagctatttaaaaacacaaaaaccattagattcacttcaacatttaaatttaagttgtgaaaatattttcgttactttgaaaccgtgacctgttcactgacaaaatcccGTGCTGCATCTgtgattatctatatatatatatatttatatatatttatatatttatatatatactagacttaCTACTCCGCGTTGCCCGGTAAAGTATTAACGCAATTGTTTGCCAGTTTGTGGAACAGGAATTCACAGTacctctgcatgtatatatatttaacttaacTTTTAGGCTTATTTAATTGGAACTgtcgacgtttttttttttctcagagagttataaaatgtaaacattcgtaccggaagttgactcatttgaTATCTGAATAggatttacagaaaaaaataagggctaaaatctaatgaaaatttaataaaatctaatcataagtaagtgaaattatgctaaaattaaattaaattgaaaatcttTTCCCCCTGGCCATATCGGCAATTCTGAAAATTTTTGCGTACGAATTTTACATGAGCAgaagcattttttaaaacaagaattattaaacaaaaattgtgtttaatcgtttAAACAGAGgtcaaaatatcacaaaaatttgtactgcactaccgaaggtaaatttgaaaataaatatgcataaaaaaataaagataaaatatactatttctgagatatttcgggtACACAGAAACATCTCTAGAGCTTTCGTATTATtcaaatgtatctatctatctatctatctatctatctatctatctatatatatatatatatatataaagtaacaaactaatGATATttcttcaaaggggtgtgtaaaacatccaattcactagTACAtcagttggataccatataaatatgggtataatgcaaattataaacaataaattaaatagagagacacaattgacaatccaataatttatttatattataatataatataatatactatgaatataatataagataacattaaaagattaaaaaacccaaaaagtcaacatatgcatacatacatacatacatatatacatacacatacacacacacacacacacacacacacacatacacacacacacacacacatatatatatatatatatacatatacacatacgtacatacatacatacttgtgcgcaagcgtgtacgtatatgtttctgcatgcgtgtatacatgtatccatacatttttgcatgtgtataaacaagTGTGTATAAACAAGTCTCcccctatacacatacactcagtgttttatcttcatatatatatatatatatatatatatatatatatatataaatgttaatatcGAGTAGTGCTCGACATGTCAACACNNNNNNNNNNNNNNNNNNNNNNNNNNNNNNNNNNNNNNNNNNNNNNNNNNNNNNNNNNNNNNNNNNNNNNNNNNNNNNNNNNNNNNNNNNNNNNNNNNctctctctctctctctctctctctctctctctctctctcgcactcactcacatacacatatccggctggcttctttcagtctccgcctaccaaatccactcacaagactttggtcgttCCGGAGCTattgtagatgacacttgcccaaggtgccacgcagtgggactgatacCGGAGCCACGTGGTTTCAAAGCagatttcttatcacacagcaacGTCTGCGCCtagtttgtatgtaagtatacagatagatatatagacagacgccaggcagacagacacacagatagatagatagaaagatagattgatagatagataaacaggcatatagacagacagacagatagacagacaggcatatgTACAGAAAGTGtaagtgcgagagagagagagagagagagggtgagagagagagagggagagNNNNNNNNNNNNNNNNNNNNNNNNNNNNNNNNNNNNNNNNNNNNNgagagagagagagagagagagagagagagagagagagagagagagagagcaggcaTCATATTGTTTCTTTCTCATCTATCCTCTCCATTTTATTCCTCATTAATCAAATCAATAGAAAAGTTCAGACGACAGAGCTCTCTACAAAATTAGAGATCGATACTTTGACATCTTTGTCATCATGTTTATCAATGCTTAAGTCCTTCAGTAAATCAAGCGGCATTTCGACGCCATCTTGTTGTTGGTCGGTGAAATTATCATAGTTTGTTTCATCATATTCCATGCTCTGACGGATCCTACGTTGGTAATGGTGCACATATTTACGGCTAAATGCCATAGCAGCTTCCAAATTAGATTCATTGCTTTCTGTGACATTCTCATAATGCTGAAGTTTAAAATAAACGCCGGTTTTTATTGGAATATCAATCAAATGATGTTTATCGAGACCGATACTACAAGCAACCATCGTTTCTATCTCCTCCACTTTCTCCAACGTCAACAAATCTGTGAACTTGACATTTCTTACCGGAGAAGTACCGTAGATAAGTCGCACTTTTAGTGGGAATTCAAATTCTCTACAAAACTCATTGATACGATAAACAACATGGCGTCCAGTCTTTCCTTGTTCGTAAAATGTGTAAAACCTGCCTTCAGCCGACAGCGGTATGTAGACGACTTCTTTGTGTGAATCCAAACATTTcagatatttcttttctgttaaagtgtattttatttttgtctttttaaagaaACCCGTTTCAGCTTCAGTTTCCCATTTGGCCGTGAAGATACTGTCGATAGTGAGAGTTGAACCTGCCTTCACACCCTTTTGGATGTATTTGCAGTTGCTGTTATCCTTCTTTACAATGCTCATACCAATCAGCGGTGTACAGGTGAAGAATTTTCTTGGCATAACTTCGGTAATCTCGGCTATGCTAACGTAATGGCTGATCTGGTCGTTGGCtggaattatttcaaataaacctgccagaaagaataaaagacaaagtttacATTTAATAAGGTTTTGTgtttcagctaaaaaaaaaaaaaaatgaacgaaagCGTAAAAGACATACTACAACCTCACGGATTTGTCTACAGACCAAACATTTATCCGGCAAAACACAACCAGCATCTTACTAAACacatttgcaataaaaaaaaacgaaagctcAAACAACACAGATTCTAACCCCCTCCCCCGATCCAATTCTAAAACCCACTCAACGCAAATTCTATGCCTTTGTTAGCTTTCGCAACTCGTGCCTTGAAATCGATCgttatttttgaaacattttcgTACCTCGCGTTACCATCTGGTATTCAGCACAGTTTCTTCAGATAGACCAAAGCATGAAAAATGTCCAAACACCACGCAATACATACAACACTTAAACGCATAAAACCTTTTGATATAACACAGacgaaacacaaacacaactcaTAATACAACCACGTGACTCGACACAATCAGAATAAAGGCGGCGTGCCGGCAGAATAAGGCCGACCGTCAATATTCTTAAATCCCCCCCCCCCGGTCAGAA is a window encoding:
- the LOC106872240 gene encoding uncharacterized protein LOC106872240; this encodes MMTQTEDGTEMQTIFSISEDDQAEEIPLPITEFSVNNKLPCVIQISEKNQVLSPLLYPYFNSPLLVYSARKDKVVLCRTTMRLKDGAYQDTGPTLFIPSMYEGLFEIIPANDQISHYVSIAEITEVMPRKFFTCTPLIGMSIVKKDNSNCKYIQKGVKAGSTLTIDSIFTAKWETEAETGFFKKTKIKYTLTEKKYLKCLDSHKEVVYIPLSAEGRFYTFYEQGKTGRHVVYRINEFCREFEFPLKVRLIYGTSPVRNVKFTDLLTLEKVEEIETMVACSIGLDKHHLIDIPIKTGVYFKLQHYENVTESNESNLEAAMAFSRKYVHHYQRRIRQSMEYDETNYDNFTDQQQDGVEMPLDLLKDLSIDKHDDKDVKVSISNFVESSVV